From the Coriobacteriia bacterium genome, the window TATCGCCATCGCGGTTCCCGGCTTCTTCGGCGTGACCGGCTTCGGCATCTGGACCGCCGTCGGCTTCCTGCTGGGCGGCGCGGCATCCGCGGCCGCCGGTTTCATCGGCATGGCGATCTCTGTTCGCGCGAACGTGCGCACCGCCGAGGCTGCCCGCAGTGGTCTGCCCAAGGCACTCTCCGTCGCCTTCGAGGCCGGCTCGGTCACGGGTCTGTTCGTCGTGGGTCTCGGCATCCTGTCGGTGTCGATCATGGCCATCGGCGTCGTGTACTTCAACGTGCCGACCTCGGCCCTCGTCGGCCTTGGCTTCGGTGGTTCGCTGATCTCGGTCTTCGCGCGTCTCGGCGGCGGCATCTTCACCAAGGCCGCCGACGTCGGCGCCGACCTCGTGGGCAAGGTCGAGGCCGGTATCCCCGAGGACGACCCCCGCAACCCCGCCG encodes:
- the hppA gene encoding sodium-translocating pyrophosphatase (pyrophosphate-energized proton pump; pyrophosphate-energized inorganic pyrophosphatase; H+-PPase; can cleave pyrophosphate to two phosphates; can generate a proton motive force and drive pyrophosphate synthesis when PMF is sufficient); the protein is MSNLPLFLGLGAGVLAAVFAAFLVMRINKLPAGNEKMQEIAGAIQEGAMAYLGRQYRTVGIVAVVLAIAIAVPGFFGVTGFGIWTAVGFLLGGAASAAAGFIGMAISVRANVRTAEAARSGLPKALSVAFEAGSVTGLFVVGLGILSVSIMAIGVVYFNVPTSALVGLGFGGSLISVFARLGGGIFTKAADVGADLVGKVEAGIPEDDPRNPA